Sequence from the Deltaproteobacteria bacterium genome:
GATCCCGGGGCTATGATAAATAATAACTTCATCCACCAGCGGGCAGAGTCGGAATATATCTGCCACCCAGGGCTTCACGAGGATAAATATCCGGGCCTCGGGATAGGTGTTCCTTATGGAGGAGACGGCGGCAAGAGTGAGTATGGCATCGCCGATCCAGTTTGTTCCCCGGATGAGAATCTTATTCACGCCGCTTGTTGGTAATTTCCTCATATTATTCCCTGTTAAGCGTTTTCAGATTATCCAGAATCAGTTTTAAAAAACCATCCCCGTCCGGGATGAAGGCCATCTCAATGCGCAAGAGAAATATCTTCGCCAGAAAATCTGGAAAATCGAGCAGTCTTACGCCATCTTTTTCTGTCGTCAGAATTATATCAGCCTGTAAAAGCTGGGCGTGAGCGGTAATGCCGGCAATCTCAGACGCACTGTAACAATGATGATCCGGAAAGGCTTCAAAACCGGACAGATTCGCACCCAGGTCTTCTATCGTCCGGCGAAAGGAAAGCGGATTACCGATGCCGGAAAAGGCATAAATTCTTTTACCTTGCAGAAAGGTAAGCGAAAGGGCATCCCTGTCGGCGTCAATGATTGCCCGGGCCCTGTGACAGCTCTGAAAACAAGGCGCCAAGCCCTTCAAAAATCGCTGCCGGCAGTCAGGCGAACTTGAACCTGCCGGGTTGCCGCTTCCTGTCATTACAATGATATCGGCGCGCCGCAGACCGCGGGGCGGCTCCCGCAGGGATCCGCCCGGAAGCAGGCGACCGTTTCCCAGGGGCCGGCTACTTTCCAAAAGCACAATATCAATATCCCGATAAAGACCACGGTGCTGAAAGCCGTCATCGAGAATCAGGATATCGGCGCCCAGTTCCTCTATTGCCTTCTTGCCGGTGAGAAAGCGGCAAGCGCCTACAATTACGGGCGCCTGGGGCAGCAAGAGAGACATCAGAAATGGCTCGTCGCCCGCTTGCCGATGGTCCATCAGGATACGGCAACCATCGGAAACAACGCCGCTACTTTGGCCTCCGCGGCGCCCGTAGCCACGCGAAAGAACTGCCGGTCGAAAGCCATTCTCCTTCAGCATGCCAGCCAGCAGGATTGCCAGGGGCGTTTTCCCGGTGCCGCCGACAGTCAGATTACCGATGCTGATCACCGGGCAGGGAAGTTTTTTGGACCGCAGCGTACCCTGGTCATAAAGAAAATTCCTCGCGCCAACGGCAAACCGGTAAGGAATGGACAGGATACGAAGCAAGAGAGATAGCAAAGATATAGCTGGAACCTTGCTCTCTCCGTCCCAAATTATCCTGATTATTTCGTGGCGGTTAATCATTGCTACGGTTTCCCGTTGGCCCGATGAGCATCTTCCTCGCGAAATTGCATGTTGTATAACTTGTAATATTCGCCTCTTACCTCGAGCAGCTCTTCGTGCGTACCTTCTTCCACGATTTCTCCACCCTCAATGACAACAATCCGGTTGGCATGACGAATGGTGGAAAGCCGGTGCGCGATGACCAGGGTGGTTCTCCCCCGCATAAGATTGTCCAAGGCCTCCTGAACTTCCATCTCCGCCTCCGTATCCAGCGAAGAGGTAGCTTCATCCAGGATCAGTATCGGGGCATCTTTAAGCAAGGCGCGGGCGATAGAGAGCCTTTGTTTCTCTCCGCCCGAAAGCTTGGTCCCCAGTTCGCCGATTACCGTTTCGTATCCCTGAGGCATATTAATAATGAATTCATGGGCATTGGCAGCCCGAGCCGCTCGCCTGATGTCCTCCTCAGTCTTGTTGATATCCCCGTAGGCGATATTGCTGCGCACCGTATCGTTAAACAGAATGGTCTGCTGGGTAACGATCGCCATCTGGTT
This genomic interval carries:
- the lpxK gene encoding tetraacyldisaccharide 4'-kinase, which codes for MINRHEIIRIIWDGESKVPAISLLSLLLRILSIPYRFAVGARNFLYDQGTLRSKKLPCPVISIGNLTVGGTGKTPLAILLAGMLKENGFRPAVLSRGYGRRGGQSSGVVSDGCRILMDHRQAGDEPFLMSLLLPQAPVIVGACRFLTGKKAIEELGADILILDDGFQHRGLYRDIDIVLLESSRPLGNGRLLPGGSLREPPRGLRRADIIVMTGSGNPAGSSSPDCRQRFLKGLAPCFQSCHRARAIIDADRDALSLTFLQGKRIYAFSGIGNPLSFRRTIEDLGANLSGFEAFPDHHCYSASEIAGITAHAQLLQADIILTTEKDGVRLLDFPDFLAKIFLLRIEMAFIPDGDGFLKLILDNLKTLNRE